The genome window AATGATGTTTATTACTAAAAGAGGTTTATTATGTCCGATCTGTTAAAGCTGTTTAAATATTCGCGCATCGTTAAGTACTCTTATCTCACCGTTCTTGCTTTGGTGCTTGTAAGTTATACCGCTTCTTACCTTGCGGTGTCGGGGATAGAAGAGCATCATAATGAGCAGGAATTAATGTATGCGACGATTCCTGAAATTCTTACTAAGGCAGAACAGTCTGAGGAGCAAGTATATATGATTGCTCTCTGCGAGCTGATGGAGGGACATACTACATACAGCGAGAACAACAGACAAATGATTACTATTGAGTTTGAACGCCAGGCGAACCTCTGGTCGCAGATTTACACACTGTCGGGTTCATTGCATTTACAAAAAATATCAGACTCAACTCAAACAGCAAGGGTTTCATACAGAGAAACTATAAGACAGCTTTTAGCCAAGAATACTCCGGGAATAGATGCTGATCAACGTATAATGCTCGCAGGAAGCCTTTCTGCAAAATATTCCGAGATGCGCAAAACTTCGGAAGATTTACGAAGTCTTTATCAGGTTAAACTTGCCTCGCTTCATGAGAGTGAAAGAGAACATCTCGCGGGACATATAGCATGGTATAACGTGCTTGTACTGATCACTATTCCGGTACTTATTTATCTCGGATTTGTACTCAGGAGTGTGTTCAGGGGTCTTGAGATGCAAAATCAAAAACTGACAGGTGAGATATCAGAAAGGAAAAAAATTCAGGATGAACTTACAATTGCAAAAGAAACTGCCGAAGAAGCAAACCGCCTTAAAACTGCAATACTGGCAAATATGAGCCATGAGTTAAGGATACCCATGACCGGAATTCTGGGATACGCGGAACTTATTCTGATGGAAGCACCGAATGACGATATTTGTGAAATGGCTGAAAGACTGAAGTACTCAGCAAACCGCCTTATGACAACTCTCAATCTGATAATAAATCTTTCCCGTGTTGAATCCGGCAGACAGGTGGTAATACATACAAAAGAAGACCTTTTGGAAATTATTCGTCTTGTCTGTAAGAAGCAAAATGATTTTGCCTCAGGCAAATCACTCTATCTCACAATTAAAACTGATTTTATTGCTGTATTCTGCGAAATTGACCGGCAGATGGTTTTCCAGATTATTGAAAACCTGGTCAATAATGCCATTAAATATACTGAGAAAGGA of Ignavibacteriales bacterium contains these proteins:
- a CDS encoding response regulator, whose amino-acid sequence is MSDLLKLFKYSRIVKYSYLTVLALVLVSYTASYLAVSGIEEHHNEQELMYATIPEILTKAEQSEEQVYMIALCELMEGHTTYSENNRQMITIEFERQANLWSQIYTLSGSLHLQKISDSTQTARVSYRETIRQLLAKNTPGIDADQRIMLAGSLSAKYSEMRKTSEDLRSLYQVKLASLHESEREHLAGHIAWYNVLVLITIPVLIYLGFVLRSVFRGLEMQNQKLTGEISERKKIQDELTIAKETAEEANRLKTAILANMSHELRIPMTGILGYAELILMEAPNDDICEMAERLKYSANRLMTTLNLIINLSRVESGRQVVIHTKEDLLEIIRLVCKKQNDFASGKSLYLTIKTDFIAVFCEIDRQMVFQIIENLVNNAIKYTEKGGVVVELSSEQITDNFHEVIIRVTDTGIGIKPEHINQIWEHFRQASEGYTRSYEGNGLGLTLSRKYTERLNGRISVKSTPGEGSTFELRFPALKENIVKRIVMRPVFKETDTGLKVNRKPLLLLVEDDQMCADLAARTVAQICRIDLAPDSVTALTLIKKHKYDIIIMDINLGFKSLDGITTTQLIRQIEGYQETPIICVTAFTMPGDKEAFLESGCTQYLAKPYTSEQLLAEIEAAMGIIKAQEQYQGSSRRIAKD